One stretch of Corvus moneduloides isolate bCorMon1 chromosome 16, bCorMon1.pri, whole genome shotgun sequence DNA includes these proteins:
- the CEP20 gene encoding lisH domain-containing protein FOPNL isoform X2 — MATVAELKAVLKDTLEKRGALAQIRARIRAEVFNALDDQSEPRPTLSRENLLINELIREYLEYNKYKYTASVLTAESGQPEVPLDREFLAKELNIVEDASGKSVRPLLYGILSHFLHGGKEESTQNILPKVSLMNYPKQNLGKPPTERNQKDRIPEPGRMAGTSIEEPLILRSIKR, encoded by the exons ATGGCGACGGTGGCGGAGCTCAAAGCAG TTTTAAAGGACACACTGGAAAAAAGAGGAGCTCTTGCCCAAATCAGAGCGAGGATCAGAGCTGAAGTGTTTAATGCCCTGGACGACCAGAGCGAGCCGCGGCCGACGCTGTCCCGGGAGAACCTCCTGATCAATGAACTCATTCGGGAATACCTGGAGTACAACAAGTACAAATACACAGCATCTGTTCTGACAGCAG aatccGGCCAGCCTGAAGTGCCCTTGGATAGAGAATTTCTTGCCAAAGAGCTGAATATAGTTGAAGATGCAAGTGGAAAATCAGT CAGACCTCTCCTGTATGGAATTCTCTCTCATTTCTTACATGGTGGTAAAGAAGAAAGTACCCAGAATATCCTTCCAAAAGTGTCTTTGATGAATTATCCAAAGCAGAACCTTGGCAAACCACCTACTGAGAGAAATCAAAAAG ACAGAATTCCAGAACCAGGAAGGATGGCTGGCACGAGCATCGAAGAGCCTCTTATTTTACGAAGTATAAAGAGATGA
- the CEP20 gene encoding lisH domain-containing protein FOPNL isoform X3 has product MATVAELKAVLKDTLEKRGALAQIRARIRAEVFNALDDQSEPRPTLSRENLLINELIREYLEYNKYKYTASVLTAESGQPEVPLDREFLAKELNIVEDASGKSVPLLYGILSHFLHGGKEESTQNILPKVSLMNYPKQNLGKPPTERNQKDRIPEPGRMAGTSIEEPLILRSIKR; this is encoded by the exons ATGGCGACGGTGGCGGAGCTCAAAGCAG TTTTAAAGGACACACTGGAAAAAAGAGGAGCTCTTGCCCAAATCAGAGCGAGGATCAGAGCTGAAGTGTTTAATGCCCTGGACGACCAGAGCGAGCCGCGGCCGACGCTGTCCCGGGAGAACCTCCTGATCAATGAACTCATTCGGGAATACCTGGAGTACAACAAGTACAAATACACAGCATCTGTTCTGACAGCAG aatccGGCCAGCCTGAAGTGCCCTTGGATAGAGAATTTCTTGCCAAAGAGCTGAATATAGTTGAAGATGCAAGTGGAAAATCAGT ACCTCTCCTGTATGGAATTCTCTCTCATTTCTTACATGGTGGTAAAGAAGAAAGTACCCAGAATATCCTTCCAAAAGTGTCTTTGATGAATTATCCAAAGCAGAACCTTGGCAAACCACCTACTGAGAGAAATCAAAAAG ACAGAATTCCAGAACCAGGAAGGATGGCTGGCACGAGCATCGAAGAGCCTCTTATTTTACGAAGTATAAAGAGATGA
- the CEP20 gene encoding lisH domain-containing protein FOPNL isoform X1: MGTAVPHRCSPRVPWAVFHFLKDTLEKRGALAQIRARIRAEVFNALDDQSEPRPTLSRENLLINELIREYLEYNKYKYTASVLTAESGQPEVPLDREFLAKELNIVEDASGKSVPLLYGILSHFLHGGKEESTQNILPKVSLMNYPKQNLGKPPTERNQKDRIPEPGRMAGTSIEEPLILRSIKR; this comes from the exons ATGGGGACTGCCGTCCCTCATCGCTGCTCCCCTCGTGTACCGTGGGCTGTATTTCATT TTTTAAAGGACACACTGGAAAAAAGAGGAGCTCTTGCCCAAATCAGAGCGAGGATCAGAGCTGAAGTGTTTAATGCCCTGGACGACCAGAGCGAGCCGCGGCCGACGCTGTCCCGGGAGAACCTCCTGATCAATGAACTCATTCGGGAATACCTGGAGTACAACAAGTACAAATACACAGCATCTGTTCTGACAGCAG aatccGGCCAGCCTGAAGTGCCCTTGGATAGAGAATTTCTTGCCAAAGAGCTGAATATAGTTGAAGATGCAAGTGGAAAATCAGT ACCTCTCCTGTATGGAATTCTCTCTCATTTCTTACATGGTGGTAAAGAAGAAAGTACCCAGAATATCCTTCCAAAAGTGTCTTTGATGAATTATCCAAAGCAGAACCTTGGCAAACCACCTACTGAGAGAAATCAAAAAG ACAGAATTCCAGAACCAGGAAGGATGGCTGGCACGAGCATCGAAGAGCCTCTTATTTTACGAAGTATAAAGAGATGA
- the CEP20 gene encoding lisH domain-containing protein FOPNL isoform X4 — protein sequence MATVAELKAVLKDTLEKRGALAQIRARIRAEVFNALDDQSEPRPTLSRENLLINELIREYLEYNKYKYTASVLTAESGQPEVPLDREFLAKELNIVEDASGKSV from the exons ATGGCGACGGTGGCGGAGCTCAAAGCAG TTTTAAAGGACACACTGGAAAAAAGAGGAGCTCTTGCCCAAATCAGAGCGAGGATCAGAGCTGAAGTGTTTAATGCCCTGGACGACCAGAGCGAGCCGCGGCCGACGCTGTCCCGGGAGAACCTCCTGATCAATGAACTCATTCGGGAATACCTGGAGTACAACAAGTACAAATACACAGCATCTGTTCTGACAGCAG aatccGGCCAGCCTGAAGTGCCCTTGGATAGAGAATTTCTTGCCAAAGAGCTGAATATAGTTGAAGATGCAAGTGGAAAATCAGTGTAA